A section of the Mesorhizobium loti genome encodes:
- a CDS encoding ThuA domain-containing protein, translating to MAKKALIAWGGWEGHTPERSAEVVRKLLERNGFDVTLGEGTAMFADPQLPSFDLIVPVITMSTIEKAELQNLTQAVRGGSGLGGFHGTMGDSFRNEPDYQFMTGGQWVAHPGNIIDYQVVITRPDDPITRGIGDFAYRSEQYYMHVDPSNEVLATTIFSDAHFPGIGGVVMPVVWKRRYGAGKVFYSSLGHTADEFAVPEMALIVERGLLWAARG from the coding sequence ATGGCGAAGAAGGCCCTGATTGCCTGGGGCGGCTGGGAAGGCCACACGCCCGAGCGCAGCGCAGAGGTTGTGCGCAAACTGCTTGAGCGCAACGGATTTGATGTCACTCTGGGCGAGGGCACGGCGATGTTCGCCGATCCGCAATTGCCTTCCTTCGATCTGATCGTGCCCGTCATCACCATGTCGACGATCGAGAAGGCCGAGCTTCAGAACCTGACGCAGGCTGTTCGCGGCGGAAGTGGGCTCGGCGGCTTCCACGGCACGATGGGCGACAGCTTTCGCAACGAGCCCGACTACCAGTTCATGACCGGCGGCCAGTGGGTCGCGCATCCCGGCAACATCATCGACTATCAGGTGGTCATTACCCGGCCGGACGATCCGATCACCAGGGGGATCGGCGACTTCGCCTACCGGTCGGAGCAGTATTACATGCATGTCGACCCGAGCAACGAGGTGCTCGCGACGACGATTTTCAGCGATGCGCATTTCCCGGGCATTGGCGGGGTCGTCATGCCGGTGGTGTGGAAGCGGCGGTATGGCGCGGGGAAGGTTTTCTACAGTTCGCTTGGGCACACGGCGGATGAGTTCGCGGTGCCGGAGATGGCGTTGATCGTGGAACGCGGTTTGCTCTGGGCGGCGCGAGGTTGA
- a CDS encoding ABC transporter permease produces MSMAESLVRWRYRLLPDHVVGEILTKKWIDSVIPFTALVILCAIFGSIVPGFWSVATLTNLSGQTAELGLVVLGMTIVMVSGGIDLSVGSTFALAVLVTLYGMNVGQWSFGTGLLACLGLGIVCGAINGFLVGFLRMRAFLTTLVTLIIYRSTFDVIFPRVSTPIVTSGPDSPIYDFLGFGTIWGVPTSFVVFVVIALVIHLVLSRARYGWRLFAVGGARRSAYNAGINVRFTLFSAYVLCSVLVALSGFFFSARIGSAASDIGTGLELQVLTATVLGGISLGGGRGSVAKALMGTIFVLVLSNSLLALAVSGPVNYLILGLVLLFSVLLDVRWVKNRHKILRSVYISPTFAKMREPISTAPGTPIAVNDRLKDVGVIGLGVLDGAEDVIFDRQDRLYTGTRQGDILRFKPPHYTESEVFAHIGGSPLGMAFDRDDNLVICVAGMGLYRVAPNGDVKLLTAETNRSLTSVVDDSTMKLADDCDILPDGRIVFSEATVRFEMHDWYADALESRGNGRIIVHDPKSGSTRTLLSNLVFPNGICTAFDGQSVLFAESWACRISRYYFDGPKKGKVERVIEGLPGYPDNINRASDGTYWLALMGMRTPALDLSLEMPGFRRRMARRVSEDAWLMPNLNTGCVLRFDEKGQILESLWDRAGEKHPMITSMREHKGVLYLCGIFNNRMGTLPLKGVDPNWFSSDSYWGKKA; encoded by the coding sequence ATGAGCATGGCCGAAAGCCTTGTGCGCTGGCGCTACCGCCTGCTCCCCGACCACGTGGTCGGGGAGATCCTGACCAAGAAGTGGATCGACAGCGTCATCCCCTTCACGGCGCTGGTCATTCTGTGCGCGATCTTCGGCTCGATCGTGCCGGGCTTCTGGAGCGTCGCGACGCTGACCAATCTCAGCGGCCAGACCGCCGAGCTCGGCCTGGTCGTGCTCGGCATGACCATCGTCATGGTCTCGGGCGGCATCGACCTGTCGGTCGGCTCGACCTTCGCTCTGGCCGTGCTGGTGACGCTCTACGGCATGAATGTCGGGCAATGGAGTTTCGGCACCGGCCTGCTGGCCTGCCTCGGGCTGGGCATCGTCTGCGGCGCCATCAACGGCTTCCTGGTAGGCTTCCTGCGCATGCGGGCATTCCTGACCACGCTGGTGACGCTCATCATCTACCGCTCGACCTTCGACGTCATCTTCCCGCGGGTCTCGACGCCGATCGTCACCAGCGGGCCGGATTCGCCGATCTATGATTTTCTCGGCTTCGGCACGATCTGGGGCGTGCCGACCTCCTTCGTCGTCTTCGTGGTCATCGCGCTGGTGATCCATCTCGTCCTGTCGCGCGCCCGCTATGGCTGGCGGCTGTTCGCGGTCGGCGGCGCGCGCCGTTCCGCCTACAATGCCGGCATCAATGTGCGCTTCACCTTGTTCAGCGCGTACGTGCTGTGCTCGGTGCTGGTCGCGCTCTCCGGCTTCTTCTTCTCGGCCCGCATCGGCAGTGCCGCTTCCGATATCGGCACCGGGCTCGAACTGCAGGTGCTGACCGCGACGGTGCTCGGCGGCATCTCGCTTGGCGGCGGGCGCGGCTCGGTGGCCAAGGCATTGATGGGGACGATCTTCGTGCTCGTCCTGTCGAACAGCCTGCTCGCCCTGGCCGTGTCCGGCCCGGTCAACTACCTGATCCTCGGTCTCGTGCTGCTGTTCTCGGTCCTGCTCGACGTCCGCTGGGTGAAGAACCGTCACAAGATCCTGCGCAGCGTCTACATCTCGCCGACCTTCGCCAAGATGCGCGAGCCGATCTCCACCGCGCCGGGCACGCCGATAGCGGTGAACGACAGGCTGAAGGATGTCGGCGTCATCGGCCTTGGCGTCCTCGACGGCGCGGAGGATGTCATCTTCGACCGCCAGGACCGGCTCTACACCGGCACCCGCCAGGGCGACATACTGCGCTTCAAGCCGCCGCATTACACCGAGAGCGAAGTGTTCGCCCATATCGGCGGTTCGCCGCTCGGCATGGCCTTCGACCGCGACGACAATCTGGTCATCTGCGTCGCCGGCATGGGCCTCTACCGGGTCGCTCCGAATGGCGATGTGAAGCTGCTGACGGCCGAGACCAACCGCTCGCTGACATCGGTCGTCGACGACTCGACCATGAAGCTCGCCGACGACTGCGACATCCTGCCCGATGGCCGCATCGTCTTCTCTGAGGCCACCGTGCGCTTCGAGATGCATGACTGGTACGCCGATGCGCTGGAAAGCCGCGGCAACGGGCGCATCATCGTCCACGATCCGAAATCCGGCTCGACCCGCACGCTGCTGTCGAACCTGGTCTTCCCCAACGGCATCTGCACGGCCTTCGACGGCCAGTCCGTGCTGTTCGCCGAAAGCTGGGCCTGCCGCATCAGCCGCTACTATTTCGACGGCCCGAAGAAGGGCAAGGTCGAGCGTGTCATCGAGGGCCTGCCCGGCTATCCCGACAACATCAACAGGGCTTCGGACGGCACCTACTGGCTGGCCCTGATGGGGATGCGCACGCCGGCGCTCGACCTGTCGCTGGAAATGCCGGGCTTCCGCCGCCGCATGGCGCGGCGCGTCTCGGAAGATGCCTGGCTGATGCCCAACCTCAACACCGGCTGCGTGCTGCGTTTCGACGAAAAGGGCCAGATTCTCGAAAGCCTCTGGGACCGCGCCGGCGAGAAGCATCCGATGATCACCTCGATGCGCGAGCACAAGGGCGTGCTCTATCTCTGCGGCATCTTCAACAACCGCATGGGCACGCTGCCGCTCAAGGGCGTCGATCCCAACTGGTTCAGCTCGGATTCCTACTGGGGTAAAAAGGCATGA
- a CDS encoding sugar ABC transporter substrate-binding protein: MKLFKNCLFAGLTALTLLSAANVTTAQETDQVGRAPYLESLKGKKVIFVPISQGMDLNQSWVVVWQRHAARYGFSIEVRDPNGDTNAGIRAMQGAIAEKPDLIIVQNPDVQTYARLLKQAQAAGIKVLQVNMQSATQTDSYVGNDWIEMGRLEMGELAKHCTGPNAVSHKVVWLAGVQTGAANIYMRTGIDEVLKANPELQLVSDQPADYMSEKARQITETVLQQHPDLCGIMGIWDNAEVGAGAAVAAAGKQDQVTIVTNGAGSATGCESIKNGLLDVIFNFNSPIQAEIAAQQISELLQHPERQAGSEKTIFFGPITRVDKTNATGRNCWKLDELK; encoded by the coding sequence ATGAAGTTGTTCAAGAACTGCCTGTTCGCGGGCCTGACGGCGCTGACACTGCTCAGCGCCGCGAACGTCACCACCGCGCAGGAAACCGACCAGGTCGGGCGTGCGCCCTACCTGGAATCGCTCAAGGGCAAGAAGGTGATCTTCGTGCCGATCTCGCAAGGCATGGACCTCAACCAGTCCTGGGTGGTGGTGTGGCAGCGCCATGCCGCCCGCTATGGCTTCAGCATCGAAGTGCGTGACCCCAACGGCGACACCAATGCCGGCATCCGCGCCATGCAGGGCGCCATCGCCGAGAAGCCGGACCTGATCATCGTGCAGAACCCCGACGTGCAGACCTATGCCCGCCTGCTGAAGCAGGCGCAGGCCGCCGGCATCAAGGTGCTGCAGGTCAACATGCAGTCGGCGACCCAGACCGACTCCTATGTCGGCAATGACTGGATCGAGATGGGCCGCCTCGAAATGGGCGAACTGGCCAAGCACTGCACCGGGCCGAATGCCGTCTCGCACAAGGTGGTCTGGCTTGCCGGCGTGCAGACGGGTGCGGCCAACATCTACATGCGCACCGGCATCGATGAGGTGCTGAAGGCCAATCCCGAACTGCAGCTCGTCTCCGACCAGCCGGCCGACTACATGAGCGAAAAGGCCCGCCAGATCACCGAGACGGTCCTGCAGCAGCATCCGGACCTGTGCGGTATCATGGGCATCTGGGACAACGCCGAAGTCGGCGCCGGTGCCGCTGTCGCGGCCGCCGGCAAGCAGGACCAGGTGACCATCGTCACCAATGGCGCGGGCAGCGCCACCGGCTGCGAGAGCATCAAGAACGGCCTGCTCGATGTGATCTTCAACTTCAACTCGCCCATCCAGGCGGAGATCGCCGCGCAGCAGATTTCGGAATTGCTGCAGCATCCCGAGCGGCAGGCGGGCAGCGAGAAGACCATCTTCTTCGGTCCGATCACCCGTGTCGACAAGACCAATGCCACCGGCAGGAACTGCTGGAAGCTGGACGAGCTCAAGTAA
- a CDS encoding ABC transporter permease, with translation MKLAGSGKSDGARMGIKMSQELVVVAISVILFLVFSATLNNFLTQGNIIAILKNVSILGTLAVGMGFIVVGRGIDLTMVAVMVVGVAFSIWISTWGVDFTLAVVCGALLAAAIGLFTGIMVAIAEIPPIFATLAIASSVYGSGRIVFASDVLYAPSNIAWLKFIGSGTILGIPMVVVIFAAVAALMGFFLRKTRFGRLVYATGDNPNAARTTGLPTRPIIVTQYVLSALIAFTAGIIMLGLVTGIDTRLYNSSLIYDVLLVVVLGGIGLSGGQGGVRNVIVGTILVGILTNGMTILNFSYTSQNLIKSVILLGALAIDAIINPRDEQTSQSGDI, from the coding sequence ATGAAATTGGCTGGTTCGGGCAAATCCGACGGCGCGCGCATGGGCATCAAGATGTCCCAGGAGCTCGTCGTCGTCGCGATCTCGGTCATCCTCTTCCTCGTCTTCTCCGCGACGCTCAACAATTTCCTGACCCAGGGCAACATCATTGCCATCCTCAAGAACGTCTCGATCCTCGGCACGCTGGCGGTCGGCATGGGCTTCATCGTCGTCGGCCGCGGCATTGATCTCACCATGGTGGCGGTGATGGTGGTCGGCGTCGCCTTCAGCATCTGGATTTCCACCTGGGGCGTGGACTTCACGCTGGCCGTGGTCTGCGGCGCCCTTCTTGCGGCGGCCATCGGCCTGTTCACCGGCATCATGGTGGCGATTGCCGAAATCCCGCCGATCTTCGCCACGCTGGCCATCGCCTCCTCGGTCTATGGCTCGGGCCGCATCGTCTTTGCCTCTGACGTGCTCTATGCGCCATCAAACATCGCCTGGCTGAAATTCATCGGCAGCGGCACCATCCTCGGCATCCCGATGGTCGTGGTCATCTTCGCGGCGGTGGCGGCGCTGATGGGCTTCTTCCTGCGCAAGACCCGCTTTGGACGGCTGGTCTACGCCACCGGCGACAATCCGAACGCGGCCCGCACCACCGGCCTCCCGACGCGCCCGATCATCGTGACGCAATATGTGCTGAGCGCGCTCATCGCCTTTACCGCCGGCATCATCATGCTGGGGCTTGTCACCGGCATCGACACGCGCCTCTACAATTCCAGCCTGATCTACGACGTGCTCTTGGTCGTGGTGCTGGGCGGCATCGGCCTCTCCGGCGGCCAGGGCGGTGTGCGCAACGTCATCGTCGGCACCATCCTGGTCGGCATCCTGACCAATGGCATGACCATCCTGAACTTCAGCTACACCAGCCAGAACCTGATCAAGAGCGTGATCCTGCTGGGTGCGCTGGCGATCGACGCCATCATCAATCCGCGTGACGAGCAGACCTCGCAAAGCGGCGACATCTGA
- a CDS encoding LLM class flavin-dependent oxidoreductase gives MKKIGFLSFGHWTPSSQSQVRSASDALLQSIDLAVAAEQLGADGAYFRVHHFARQLASPFPLLAAVGAKTSRIEIGTAVIDMRYENPLYMAEDAGAADIIAGGRLQLGISRGSPEQVIDGWRYFGYQPQEGKSDADMARHHAEVFLDTLRGEGFAQPNPRPMFPNPPGLLRLEPHSEGLRERIWWGAATNATSEWAAKLGMNLQSSTLKFDESGKPFHIQQAEQIRIYREAWKAAGHEREPRVSVSRSIFALVDDRDRAYFGRGNESRDQIGFIEENTRAIFGRSYAAEPDVLIKELAQDEAIAEADTLLLTVPNQLGVDYNAHVIEAILTHVAPALGWR, from the coding sequence ATGAAAAAAATCGGTTTCCTGTCATTCGGGCACTGGACGCCCTCGTCGCAATCGCAGGTGCGCTCGGCTTCCGACGCGCTGCTGCAATCCATCGATCTCGCCGTCGCCGCCGAGCAGCTCGGCGCGGACGGCGCCTATTTCCGCGTGCATCATTTTGCCCGCCAGCTCGCCTCGCCGTTCCCGCTGCTGGCGGCTGTCGGCGCCAAGACCAGCCGCATCGAGATCGGCACCGCCGTCATCGACATGCGTTACGAGAACCCGCTCTACATGGCCGAGGACGCGGGTGCCGCCGACATCATCGCCGGAGGCCGCCTGCAGCTCGGCATCAGCCGTGGCTCGCCCGAACAGGTGATCGATGGCTGGCGCTATTTCGGCTACCAGCCGCAGGAAGGCAAAAGCGACGCCGACATGGCGCGGCATCACGCCGAGGTCTTTCTCGACACGCTGCGCGGCGAAGGCTTTGCACAACCCAATCCACGGCCGATGTTCCCCAACCCGCCCGGCCTGCTTCGGCTCGAGCCGCATTCGGAAGGCCTGCGCGAGCGCATCTGGTGGGGCGCCGCCACCAACGCTACCTCGGAATGGGCGGCCAAGCTCGGCATGAACCTGCAGAGCTCGACGCTCAAATTCGACGAAAGCGGCAAGCCGTTCCACATCCAGCAGGCCGAACAGATCCGGATCTATCGCGAAGCCTGGAAGGCGGCCGGGCACGAGCGCGAGCCGCGCGTCTCGGTCAGCCGCAGCATCTTCGCGCTGGTCGATGATCGCGACCGCGCCTATTTCGGGCGTGGCAACGAAAGCCGCGACCAGATCGGCTTCATCGAGGAGAACACCAGGGCGATCTTCGGCCGCAGCTATGCCGCCGAGCCGGATGTGTTGATCAAGGAATTGGCGCAGGACGAAGCGATCGCCGAGGCCGACACGCTGTTGCTCACCGTGCCCAACCAGCTCGGCGTCGACTACAACGCCCATGTCATCGAGGCGATCCTGACCCATGTCGCGCCGGCACTGGGCTGGCGCTGA
- a CDS encoding sugar ABC transporter ATP-binding protein: MSDNIIELRDATKAFSRIPAFKNVNFDLRKGEIHALLGENGAGKSTLTKVMAGVFKLTEGKMTFDGKDVSFATPAEALRAGIAMVFQETNLVPAMTVAQNLYLGEEKMFNRLRGLYIQARQFLAGMGFQVDPTAQVSTLGAAHKQMVEIARAVHHKARVIIFDEPTATLTPEEKSHFFNLLQRLVKEGIAIIFISHALEEALDVADRITVMRDGEIVASGDAKGFTRATIVQAMVGRTLTETLHGEVKRAARPYGDKVLSVENLSCAGLVRNSSFSVFSGQVTGMFGLVGAGRTEMAKVVAGLLKRNIFHGGEIRLLGKSVRYRVPRPAVRDGIVYVTEDRKLDGFFETMTAGENLQIGELTEGANPVSMVSLARARQLAREWGERLSLRQTSDRARMIELSGGNQQKVVIAKSLIQKPKLVIFDEPTRGVDVGAIVEIHQLISDLADQGMAVVVISSYLPEILAVSDRILVVKRGRVVEEMMLSEATEERVMFAAVH, encoded by the coding sequence ATGTCGGATAACATCATCGAGCTCAGGGACGCCACCAAGGCCTTCTCGCGCATCCCCGCCTTCAAGAACGTGAACTTCGACCTGCGCAAGGGCGAGATCCACGCGCTGCTCGGCGAAAACGGCGCCGGCAAGTCGACGCTGACCAAGGTCATGGCGGGCGTGTTCAAGCTGACCGAGGGCAAGATGACCTTCGACGGCAAGGACGTGTCCTTCGCCACGCCCGCCGAAGCGTTGCGCGCCGGCATCGCCATGGTGTTCCAGGAGACCAATCTGGTGCCGGCCATGACAGTTGCGCAGAACCTCTATCTCGGCGAGGAGAAGATGTTCAACCGGCTGCGCGGCCTCTACATCCAGGCCCGGCAATTCCTCGCCGGCATGGGCTTTCAGGTCGACCCGACCGCGCAGGTCAGCACGCTGGGCGCGGCGCACAAGCAGATGGTGGAGATCGCGCGCGCCGTCCACCACAAGGCTCGCGTCATCATCTTCGACGAACCGACCGCGACGCTGACGCCTGAGGAGAAGAGCCACTTCTTCAACCTGCTGCAGCGCCTGGTCAAGGAAGGCATCGCCATCATCTTCATCAGCCACGCGCTGGAAGAGGCGCTTGATGTCGCCGACCGCATCACCGTCATGCGCGACGGCGAGATCGTCGCTTCCGGAGACGCCAAGGGCTTCACGCGCGCCACCATCGTGCAGGCGATGGTCGGCCGCACCCTGACCGAAACGCTGCATGGCGAGGTCAAGCGCGCGGCGCGGCCCTATGGCGACAAGGTACTTTCGGTGGAGAACCTGTCCTGTGCCGGCCTGGTGCGTAACTCGTCCTTCTCGGTCTTTTCGGGCCAGGTTACCGGCATGTTCGGCCTCGTCGGCGCCGGCCGCACGGAAATGGCCAAGGTCGTTGCCGGCCTGTTGAAGCGCAACATCTTCCACGGCGGCGAAATCCGCCTGCTTGGCAAGTCGGTGCGCTACCGCGTACCGAGGCCGGCGGTACGCGACGGCATCGTCTATGTCACAGAGGACCGCAAGCTCGACGGCTTCTTCGAGACCATGACGGCCGGCGAGAACCTGCAGATCGGTGAACTCACCGAAGGCGCCAACCCGGTCTCGATGGTGTCGCTGGCGCGCGCCAGGCAGCTTGCCCGCGAATGGGGCGAGCGGCTCAGCCTGCGGCAGACCAGCGACCGCGCCCGGATGATCGAACTTTCCGGCGGCAATCAGCAAAAGGTCGTGATCGCCAAGTCGCTGATCCAGAAGCCGAAACTGGTGATCTTCGACGAGCCGACGCGCGGCGTCGACGTCGGCGCCATCGTCGAGATCCACCAGCTCATCAGCGATCTCGCCGACCAGGGCATGGCCGTCGTCGTCATCTCTTCCTATCTGCCTGAAATCCTTGCCGTTTCCGACCGCATCCTGGTCGTCAAGCGCGGCCGTGTGGTCGAGGAGATGATGCTGTCGGAAGCGACCGAGGAACGCGTCATGTTCGCCGCCGTGCACTGA
- a CDS encoding peptide deformylase, which produces MAVRQIIRFPNPLLRAVAEPVQLFDSDLHGLASDLVDTMHAAPGIGITGPHVGILRRLVVIQLPSAAKPGIYVNPSIIQASTEMIRQAEGSVSMPGVTEDVERHARIRVRYQDLDGNERFEDADGLLAVCHQHEIDQLDGLFWTQRLTRLKRDRLVKRYGKLMRAS; this is translated from the coding sequence ATGGCGGTTCGGCAGATCATAAGGTTCCCCAATCCCCTCCTCCGCGCCGTGGCGGAACCTGTACAGCTGTTCGACAGCGACCTGCACGGATTGGCCAGCGACCTCGTTGACACCATGCACGCGGCGCCCGGGATCGGCATCACCGGCCCGCATGTCGGCATTCTGAGACGCCTGGTCGTGATCCAGCTTCCTTCCGCCGCAAAACCGGGGATCTATGTAAATCCGTCGATCATCCAGGCCTCGACCGAAATGATCCGTCAGGCGGAAGGCAGTGTTTCGATGCCCGGCGTCACGGAGGACGTCGAGCGCCACGCCCGCATACGGGTCCGCTATCAGGATCTGGATGGCAACGAGCGGTTCGAGGACGCCGATGGCCTGCTGGCGGTTTGCCACCAGCATGAGATCGATCAGCTGGACGGGCTCTTCTGGACGCAAAGGCTGACACGCCTGAAGCGCGACCGGCTGGTCAAGCGATACGGCAAACTGATGCGAGCGTCGTAG
- a CDS encoding amidase → MTDASLHIVEATIEQLRHALDEGLVTSVELVGAYLRRIAHFDRHGISLNAVPVLNPDMFEEAAASDRRRRDGALLGPLDGIPYTAKDSYKVKGLTVAAGSPAFEHLVANEDAFTIARLRAGGAVLVGLTNMPPMANGGMQRGVYGRAESPYNADYLTAAFASGSSNGSGTATSASFCAFGLGEETWSSGRAPATNNALVAYTPSRGVISVRGNWPLVPTMDVVVPHTRSVPDMLELLDVIVADDPETRGDFWRAQPWVALPTSSEARPPRYTELTLAGSLKGKRLGVPRMYIGRDSEADRPIETRASVLALWERAAADLGRLGAEVVEVDFPVVSNYERDRPGARTMVERGLVPPDFADREIWDLCIWGWDDFLRANADPALLDLASVDGPSIFPQPPGTLPDRYEGGFDVAEYVERAKSGVTPFRDIPTIADGLKGLETTRRVDFEDWLDTQGIDAVVLPAVADVGPADADINEASAALAWRNGTWVANGNLVWRHFGIPTVTVPMGTMADIGMPVGLTFAGKAYDDERLLRMAGDYERATQRRTSPPRTPELADDVFSGRPAQAGGGKAPPLAIALAAETRTSGDRDEIAITLDLPVEAENASIKVHVNGEPVAMHRSGGRFSGRALVPIAEHKQFHSVWRGSYGSIVTAVVRLHDGRAAGAYLVTGGIG, encoded by the coding sequence ATGACCGATGCCAGCCTTCACATCGTCGAAGCCACCATCGAACAATTGCGCCATGCGCTCGACGAGGGTCTCGTCACCAGCGTCGAATTGGTCGGGGCGTATCTCAGGCGCATCGCGCATTTCGACCGTCACGGCATCAGCCTCAACGCCGTTCCAGTACTCAATCCTGATATGTTCGAGGAGGCCGCCGCTTCCGACCGGCGGCGCCGCGACGGCGCTTTGCTCGGGCCGCTCGACGGCATCCCCTACACCGCCAAGGACAGCTACAAGGTCAAGGGCCTGACGGTCGCCGCCGGCTCGCCGGCCTTCGAACATCTCGTCGCCAATGAGGACGCCTTCACCATTGCCCGGTTGCGCGCCGGCGGCGCGGTGCTGGTCGGCCTCACCAACATGCCGCCAATGGCCAATGGCGGCATGCAGCGCGGTGTCTATGGCCGCGCCGAAAGCCCCTACAATGCCGATTACCTGACCGCCGCCTTTGCCTCGGGCTCGTCCAATGGCTCCGGCACGGCGACATCGGCCAGTTTCTGCGCCTTCGGGCTTGGCGAGGAAACCTGGTCGTCCGGGCGCGCGCCGGCCACCAACAACGCGCTGGTCGCCTACACGCCCTCGCGCGGCGTGATTTCCGTGCGCGGCAACTGGCCACTGGTGCCGACCATGGATGTCGTGGTGCCGCACACGCGCAGCGTGCCCGACATGCTCGAACTGCTCGATGTCATCGTCGCCGACGATCCTGAGACGCGAGGCGACTTCTGGCGCGCGCAGCCCTGGGTCGCGCTGCCCACGAGTTCGGAGGCGCGGCCGCCACGCTACACCGAATTGACGCTCGCGGGTTCACTGAAGGGCAAACGGCTCGGCGTGCCCCGCATGTATATCGGCCGCGACAGCGAGGCAGACCGGCCGATCGAAACCCGGGCCTCGGTGCTTGCGCTGTGGGAGCGGGCAGCGGCCGACCTTGGAAGGCTGGGCGCCGAGGTGGTGGAGGTCGATTTTCCCGTCGTCTCCAATTATGAACGCGACCGCCCCGGCGCGCGCACCATGGTAGAGCGCGGGCTGGTGCCGCCGGATTTCGCCGACCGCGAAATCTGGGACCTCTGCATCTGGGGCTGGGACGATTTCCTGCGCGCCAATGCCGACCCGGCGCTGCTCGATCTCGCCTCGGTCGACGGCCCCAGTATCTTTCCGCAGCCGCCCGGCACGCTGCCCGACCGTTATGAAGGCGGCTTCGATGTCGCTGAATATGTCGAGCGCGCGAAATCCGGCGTCACGCCGTTCAGGGACATTCCGACTATTGCGGATGGGCTGAAGGGGCTGGAAACAACGAGGCGCGTCGATTTCGAGGACTGGCTGGACACACAGGGCATCGACGCCGTCGTGCTGCCCGCCGTGGCCGATGTCGGCCCCGCCGACGCCGACATCAACGAGGCGTCGGCCGCGCTCGCCTGGCGCAACGGCACCTGGGTCGCCAACGGCAATCTGGTCTGGCGTCACTTCGGCATCCCGACCGTCACCGTGCCGATGGGCACCATGGCCGATATCGGCATGCCCGTCGGCCTCACCTTCGCCGGCAAGGCCTATGACGACGAAAGGCTGCTGCGCATGGCCGGCGACTATGAACGCGCCACGCAGCGCCGCACGAGCCCGCCACGCACGCCGGAACTGGCCGATGATGTGTTTTCAGGCCGGCCCGCTCAAGCCGGCGGCGGCAAGGCGCCACCGCTGGCAATCGCGCTTGCCGCCGAGACGCGGACTTCGGGCGATCGGGACGAGATCGCGATCACGCTCGACCTGCCGGTCGAGGCGGAGAACGCCAGCATCAAGGTGCACGTCAACGGAGAGCCCGTCGCCATGCACCGCAGCGGCGGGCGCTTCAGCGGGCGGGCGCTGGTTCCCATCGCCGAGCACAAGCAGTTCCACAGCGTCTGGCGCGGCTCTTATGGCTCGATCGTGACGGCGGTGGTACGGCTCCATGATGGGCGCGCCGCCGGTGCCTATCTTGTCACCGGCGGGATTGGATGA
- a CDS encoding LysR family transcriptional regulator, with amino-acid sequence MSSINLKLLQTFLLAAENGSFRRAAEESNRSPSAVSMQIRDLEEQIGISLFIRTAQRASLTPEGQVLFEEIANAMSQVQTSLDRLTEIAARRKGKVQIACAPTLAASRLGDILATFKLRYPRSVVEVIETPPQAALGLLQQQEVEFYIGPELPNLTDFQFESILDDPLMACIPTEIYGGEKKLLLSDLLRYPLILLNRKTAVRGLVDRLTAAEGIELKPQYEVESAQTAVALASSGLGVCVVPGIAISRNDERMRVVPIDHRDAHRSVGIITARGYVHHSFSEQLMNLIRTNLRELAH; translated from the coding sequence ATGTCGAGCATCAACCTCAAACTTCTGCAGACGTTCCTGCTAGCCGCCGAAAACGGCAGCTTCCGTCGTGCCGCCGAAGAGAGCAACCGCTCGCCATCGGCGGTCTCCATGCAGATCCGCGACCTCGAGGAGCAGATCGGCATCTCGCTCTTCATCCGCACCGCGCAGCGCGCCAGCCTGACGCCGGAGGGCCAGGTCCTGTTCGAGGAGATCGCCAATGCGATGTCGCAGGTGCAGACCAGCCTCGACCGGCTGACCGAGATCGCCGCGCGGCGCAAGGGCAAGGTGCAGATCGCCTGTGCCCCGACGCTTGCCGCGAGCCGGCTGGGCGACATATTGGCCACCTTCAAGCTGCGCTATCCCCGCTCGGTCGTCGAGGTCATCGAGACCCCGCCGCAGGCGGCCCTTGGCCTTTTGCAGCAGCAGGAGGTCGAGTTCTACATCGGCCCCGAACTGCCGAACCTGACCGACTTCCAGTTCGAATCCATCCTCGACGATCCGCTGATGGCCTGCATTCCCACCGAAATATACGGCGGCGAGAAGAAGCTGCTGCTCTCCGACCTGCTGCGCTATCCCTTGATCCTGCTCAACCGCAAGACGGCGGTGCGCGGCCTCGTCGACCGGCTGACGGCGGCCGAAGGCATCGAGCTCAAGCCGCAATACGAGGTCGAGAGCGCGCAGACCGCGGTGGCGCTCGCCTCCTCAGGGTTGGGTGTCTGCGTCGTGCCCGGCATCGCCATCTCGCGCAATGACGAGCGCATGCGCGTCGTGCCGATCGACCACCGCGACGCCCACCGCTCCGTCGGCATCATCACGGCGCGGGGCTACGTGCACCACTCCTTTTCCGAACAGCTGATGAACCTCATCCGCACCAACCTGCGCGAACTGGCACACTGA